TGATCAAAAATAGGAAGTCGATCCCCTCTCTGGACTACTTTAATCGGACTATGAAGCTGTTTCAATTTCTCTCGAAATTGAGAATTGGTTAGACTGCCTGGACTGACATACACTTTTTTAACTGGGATTTGTTTGGCGACCTCCACCATATCACCCATATGGTCCTGGTCTGTATGAGTCAAGACCAGCGCATCGATTTTTCCAACACCTCGACTCTTGAGATATGGAATCAAGGTTTGATCCGCATTAGCAGATTGACTGCGCTCTTGCCACTTGTCTCCACTTTTAAAAGTGACGCGTCCTCCGACATCAATTAATATGGTTCTTCCTTTCCAATCACGTAAAAAGATACTATCTCCTTGACCGATATCCACCATGGTGATCTCATTTTCTAAAGGATGCTTGGTCCAACAAAAGATGAGTAGAATCATGCCTATTAACAGGAAACGACGTTTTTTTTGCTTTCGAAGATCATACAAGATCCCTAAAAGAAGGAAGAGAGCGATCAGAGCTAGTCCCGTTGGCTGACCAAATACCAAAGGTAGCGACGTGAGCTTTGAAATCCAACGAATACACTCCTCTATGAGAAGAAAGAAACTGTTAAAAATGGTAAGGGGCTTTAGAATCGATAAGATAAATAGCACCGTTAAACCTGGAAGAAGGACAAGGTCAAATAAGAAAGAAAAGAGGAAGGTTAAAGGGAGTGACCAGGGTTGAAAGACGCTAAAGTAATAGGTCAAAAGGGGCAAAATCCCCAGGCTAATCCAGAAACTTTCCACTAGTATCTTTTTAAGTCCTGAATAAGAGCTGGTATCTACCAAGGTCAAAATAAAGGCATAGGCACAACTCAAGACCCCTCCAGCTGTCAGGAAAAACTTGGGCATGAGCAACATTAAGATCATCAAGGTCATCGCCATATTCTCCATCCCTCGGACCCCCTTTTGAGAGAGGATCTTCTGCAAGAGGCTGCGAACCACTGAAACAGAAAAACCTGTCAAGCCAGCATAGACCAAAGAAATTGGAACCATCCAGATATCGACTGTCTCTTGCAAGATTCCTAAACGTAAGAGAGCTTTCCGGATCCCATTGATGAAAAAGCCAACCTGCATCCCAGATAAGGCGAATAAATGGATGATTCCTAAACTCGTGTAAAGCTGGTCCATCTCTTCAAAATCCGTATCTAAATAGCCAAAAAGAAGGCCGGTCATATACTGGTTCATCGGTTGCGGAAAGTGCTTCTTGCTCCAAACAATGGCTTGGCGCCTCCATTGAGATAGGCAATCGAAAACATTCCAAGTTTGGATAGGGAGAGCAGATTGGATCGTTTCAATTTTTATTTGATAGTGAATGCCCTGTGTTTCCAAATAAGACCGGTAGTCAAATCCTCTAAAATTTCGCTGCCCTTCTGGCTCTTCTATAGCACCTTTATACGTCAACTCCAACAAATGAGTTTGACTTTGCCAATGCTGTTTTTCTTTTTCTGATTTTAAAGTGTAGAAGACTTGGTAGGTCCTTCCCTGATTTTTAGCACGAAAAGACAAGGCGTCCCCATTGATCTTGA
The DNA window shown above is from Streptococcus sp. S1 and carries:
- a CDS encoding DNA internalization-related competence protein ComEC/Rec2, producing MLSRWIKNLPFSLVHLAFVLLWLYFSVYQPSWLSISGLVVVGILAVHHYKGERSSLLGLALAILCFAAFFVFQRIQDHPVQVESQPPAHLHLIPDTIKINGDALSFRAKNQGRTYQVFYTLKSEKEKQHWQSQTHLLELTYKGAIEEPEGQRNFRGFDYRSYLETQGIHYQIKIETIQSALPIQTWNVFDCLSQWRRQAIVWSKKHFPQPMNQYMTGLLFGYLDTDFEEMDQLYTSLGIIHLFALSGMQVGFFINGIRKALLRLGILQETVDIWMVPISLVYAGLTGFSVSVVRSLLQKILSQKGVRGMENMAMTLMILMLLMPKFFLTAGGVLSCAYAFILTLVDTSSYSGLKKILVESFWISLGILPLLTYYFSVFQPWSLPLTFLFSFLFDLVLLPGLTVLFILSILKPLTIFNSFFLLIEECIRWISKLTSLPLVFGQPTGLALIALFLLLGILYDLRKQKKRRFLLIGMILLIFCWTKHPLENEITMVDIGQGDSIFLRDWKGRTILIDVGGRVTFKSGDKWQERSQSANADQTLIPYLKSRGVGKIDALVLTHTDQDHMGDMVEVAKQIPVKKVYVSPGSLTNSQFREKLKQLHSPIKVVQRGDRLPIFDHHLEVLSPDEVGDGKNDDSIVLYGQFYQKRFLFTGDLEEAGEKKLLENDPQLQVDVLKVGHHGSKGSSSDVFLDQLHPQLALISVGKKNRYQHPHKELLDRLEERSISYLRTDERGAIRLIGWDHWRVETVR